From a single Ignavibacteria bacterium genomic region:
- the dndC gene encoding DNA phosphorothioation system sulfurtransferase DndC has protein sequence MSLNIKDLENEILDQYYEHNKRPWIIGFSGGKDSTMLLQVVWNSLRGIPDTPKERDIYIVCNNTLVENPLIIEYTEKVLNLIQEAASLQNLPFKVIRTTPKLEDSFWTNLIGKGYPAPNNTFRWCTERLKINPTTQFIKEKVDETGEVIILLGTRSDESNTRARSIQKHEVTGQRLRKHVLPNAYVYAPIKDVKTDEVWQYLMQVKSPWGANNKELISIYKNANSGDCPLVIDTTTPSCGNSRFGCWICTVVTKDRSMEALINNGEEWMEPLMELRDFLMDTRNERKYRETKRRNGQEGDDVWGPYTAEFRAEFLKLLLTAQKEIQESQPEMILINYQELVAIQVLWYRDNIFNFTVADIYASVFGHNLRLSEANEAIRREKQLLKNICADDPRDFDLLNDLLAIQKTKTILMNTRGLQNDFENKLEMYLNQTAGSM, from the coding sequence ATGAGTCTAAATATCAAAGATTTAGAAAATGAAATCCTCGACCAATATTATGAACACAACAAAAGACCTTGGATAATTGGCTTTTCCGGTGGGAAAGATTCAACCATGTTGTTACAAGTTGTTTGGAATTCTCTCCGAGGTATACCTGATACTCCAAAAGAAAGAGATATATATATTGTATGCAATAATACTCTCGTTGAAAACCCCCTTATTATAGAGTATACTGAAAAAGTCTTAAATCTCATCCAGGAAGCGGCTTCTCTCCAAAATCTACCATTTAAAGTTATTCGTACTACCCCAAAGCTTGAGGATTCTTTTTGGACCAATCTAATTGGCAAAGGATATCCCGCCCCAAACAATACTTTTCGTTGGTGTACAGAAAGACTAAAAATTAATCCTACCACCCAGTTCATCAAAGAAAAAGTAGATGAAACCGGGGAGGTAATTATTCTTCTTGGAACCCGTTCTGACGAGAGTAATACAAGAGCTAGAAGTATTCAAAAACATGAAGTGACCGGACAAAGGCTTAGAAAACATGTGCTTCCGAATGCATATGTGTATGCTCCTATTAAGGATGTTAAAACTGATGAAGTGTGGCAGTATTTAATGCAGGTGAAATCTCCATGGGGTGCAAACAACAAAGAACTTATAAGTATTTATAAAAATGCGAATAGTGGCGATTGTCCTCTGGTCATCGATACCACTACCCCGAGTTGTGGGAACAGCAGATTCGGATGCTGGATTTGTACTGTGGTGACTAAAGACCGCTCAATGGAAGCCTTGATTAATAATGGGGAAGAGTGGATGGAACCACTTATGGAACTGCGTGATTTTCTCATGGATACTCGAAATGAAAGAAAATACAGAGAAACAAAAAGACGCAACGGTCAAGAGGGTGATGATGTTTGGGGTCCTTATACAGCAGAATTCAGAGCGGAATTTTTAAAGCTTTTATTGACTGCTCAAAAAGAAATCCAAGAATCTCAACCCGAAATGATTCTGATAAATTACCAGGAATTGGTGGCAATTCAAGTACTTTGGTATCGGGATAATATTTTTAATTTCACAGTAGCAGATATATATGCATCGGTTTTCGGGCATAATCTTAGACTTTCTGAAGCAAATGAAGCGATTAGACGAGAAAAACAACTGTTAAAGAATATTTGTGCTGATGACCCGAGGGATTTTGATCTGTTAAATGATTTATTGGCAATTCAAAAGACAAAAACTATTCTGATGAATACCCGAGGTCTCCAAAATGATTTTGAAAATAAGCTCGAAATGTATTTAAATCAAACCGCCGGAAGTATGTAA
- a CDS encoding S46 family peptidase: protein MMFKQLFFLVFTTISLFSQYAGINLDTVKAGKWDMGRMWTFEKPPVDYFDKTYNFRPSEEWLTKVRRAALRFGGGCTASFISEDGLIMTNHHCARNIIYKGQKEGEDFLKDGFYAGTDENERRIPDLSIEQLVYIEDVTDKINDALVTAKTDEERIAIKKAKSEELIDEASEKNPGLNFMVVPLYNGGRNSLYGYKKYDDVRLVFAPDLRTAKLGGDYDNFTFPRYGLDCMFFRAYENGKPIKTDDWFGWSEKGADEGEAVFVIGNPGSTSRLNTIAQMEFERDYLNLPVVEWLSELYKIIEQQVLNGNTENYKLIAELYSIGNGLKVYDGIYKGLNDQYLVARKKDFEKNFKAAVMANPTLKEKYGHIWDEVAEGRERLKPIARELFGYNYNRRYSPELFRIASTLVTVAEGKKSNPDKFTAEKLDSIAATFFPATMNLETQERYLQVQVNLILRNLSGNKDLMDLLFAGKTGSEAKKHLLATTKLMDKSYRDKLLKGSSDDVLNSTDPVIKFILTAKKKLTEYGKINKEVLSRDQVNNSMLGEALFKVYGESIPPDATFTLRINDGVVKGYNYNGTVAPVKTTFYGVLDRYHSFGKKFPFNLPKIWENLPKEFDLSTPLNFITTNDIIGGNSGSPMINKEGKIVGLVFDGNVESLTADFIYTDEANRAIAVHSQGMVEVISDLYGAKKLAEEIVKGKK from the coding sequence ATGATGTTTAAGCAGCTTTTCTTTCTCGTTTTTACCACCATTTCACTTTTCTCGCAATATGCGGGCATCAACCTCGATACCGTCAAAGCCGGAAAATGGGATATGGGAAGGATGTGGACTTTTGAAAAACCGCCTGTCGACTATTTTGACAAAACCTACAATTTCCGCCCGTCAGAGGAATGGTTGACAAAAGTAAGAAGAGCTGCACTTCGTTTCGGTGGAGGCTGCACCGCCTCCTTTATCTCCGAAGACGGTCTGATAATGACCAACCACCACTGCGCAAGAAACATCATCTACAAAGGTCAAAAAGAGGGTGAAGACTTCCTGAAAGACGGTTTTTACGCCGGGACTGACGAAAACGAGAGAAGAATCCCCGATCTTTCCATCGAACAGCTCGTTTATATCGAGGATGTAACCGACAAAATAAACGATGCCCTCGTTACCGCCAAAACGGACGAAGAGAGAATCGCCATCAAAAAAGCGAAATCGGAAGAACTTATCGACGAGGCTTCGGAAAAGAATCCCGGACTCAATTTTATGGTTGTTCCCCTCTATAATGGCGGCAGAAATTCCCTTTACGGCTACAAAAAATATGATGATGTGCGGCTCGTCTTTGCTCCTGACCTCAGAACCGCAAAACTCGGCGGCGACTACGACAATTTCACCTTCCCAAGGTACGGTCTCGATTGCATGTTCTTCCGTGCTTACGAAAACGGCAAACCAATAAAAACAGATGACTGGTTTGGATGGAGCGAAAAAGGTGCGGATGAAGGCGAGGCTGTTTTTGTGATCGGTAACCCCGGCAGCACTTCCCGCCTCAACACCATTGCGCAGATGGAGTTTGAAAGAGACTACCTCAATCTCCCCGTGGTTGAATGGCTGAGCGAACTCTACAAAATCATCGAGCAGCAGGTGCTCAACGGAAACACTGAAAACTACAAACTTATTGCCGAACTTTATTCAATCGGTAACGGTCTGAAAGTTTACGACGGCATTTATAAAGGTCTAAACGATCAGTATCTCGTGGCACGCAAAAAGGATTTTGAGAAAAATTTCAAAGCCGCTGTCATGGCAAATCCCACTCTGAAGGAAAAATACGGTCACATCTGGGACGAAGTTGCCGAAGGACGCGAACGGCTGAAACCAATCGCACGCGAACTTTTTGGATATAACTACAACCGCAGATATTCACCCGAACTTTTCCGGATAGCTTCCACTCTTGTAACGGTCGCCGAAGGGAAAAAATCGAATCCCGACAAGTTCACAGCGGAAAAACTTGATTCCATCGCAGCTACATTTTTCCCTGCCACGATGAACCTCGAAACGCAGGAACGCTACCTCCAGGTGCAGGTCAATCTCATCCTCCGCAATCTCTCAGGGAACAAGGATTTGATGGATCTCCTCTTTGCAGGCAAGACGGGAAGTGAGGCCAAGAAACACCTGCTCGCAACCACAAAACTTATGGACAAATCGTACAGGGACAAACTCCTCAAAGGTTCATCCGATGATGTTTTGAACTCAACCGACCCTGTCATTAAGTTCATCCTCACGGCAAAGAAAAAACTTACCGAATACGGTAAAATAAACAAGGAAGTGTTGTCGCGTGATCAGGTAAACAACAGCATGCTCGGTGAAGCCCTCTTCAAAGTTTACGGAGAATCGATTCCGCCCGATGCCACTTTCACACTCAGAATCAACGACGGTGTGGTAAAAGGTTACAATTACAACGGAACAGTTGCACCCGTAAAAACCACTTTTTATGGTGTTTTAGACAGATATCACTCATTCGGAAAGAAATTCCCTTTTAACCTTCCAAAAATCTGGGAGAACCTCCCAAAAGAGTTTGATCTCTCGACGCCGCTTAACTTCATCACTACAAACGACATCATCGGCGGCAATTCAGGCTCACCCATGATCAACAAAGAAGGCAAAATCGTAGGACTCGTCTTCGATGGCAATGTGGAATCACTCACCGCCGACTTCATCTACACCGACGAAGCAAACAGAGCCATCGCCGTCCACTCACAGGGAATGGTCGAAGTCATCTCAGACCTCTACGGCGCAAAAAAACTCGCCGAAGAGATTGTGAAGGGGAAGAAGTAG
- a CDS encoding carboxypeptidase regulatory-like domain-containing protein: MFKQLFALFILSVSLFAQSVDDQYFEKNGEVYFRFPVFDKRELLEITKIISIDKFDGKFVTAYANKEQFRNFEKNGYKVEVLPHPGDVPVAMGNPKALGLWDTYPTYETYVQMLNDLALDYPNLCRIVDAGTTTQGRKILFAVISDNVNTTEAEPRFMHSSSMHGDETAAYVNMIRLADHLLSNYGVDPLVTSLVNNLEIWINPLANPDGTYRSGNSTVTGARRGNANNIDINRNFPDPVQGPHPDGNSWQPETQIMMNLATSRNFNLSANYHGGAEVVNYPWDSRVARHPDDNWWQVISRRYADTVHFYCNNNGYLSEFNNGITNGWDWYSVYGGRQDFFTYFRYGRELTIELSSTKLIPGSYIPTIWAYNKNAWLNLMKELLSGIGGAVRNPDGDPVRAKIFINGHDNTNSEVFSDTLSGAYARMIYPGSYNLTVSAPGFQTLTIDNVVVAAGLKTPLDITLYPVGWTPVELTSFTSETVTGGVKLLWTTATETNNSRFDIEMSKDGSNFEVVSSLRGAGTSTTVNNYEAMVPLSEKGTYYFRLKQVDLDGSFTNSNTIQAEYGVIGNFVLDQNYPNPFNSSTVLNFSLPVSSHVTLTVWSIEGQEIDKKDLGTMEAGNHSFRYEGTNLTSGNYIFRLNAGSFTASRKFTYLK, from the coding sequence ATGTTTAAGCAATTATTTGCTCTGTTTATTCTATCCGTCTCGCTGTTCGCTCAGAGTGTTGACGACCAATACTTCGAAAAGAACGGCGAAGTCTATTTCCGCTTCCCCGTCTTCGACAAAAGGGAGCTTCTCGAAATAACAAAGATCATATCGATCGATAAATTTGACGGTAAATTCGTTACCGCCTACGCAAATAAAGAACAGTTCAGAAACTTCGAAAAGAACGGCTACAAGGTTGAAGTGTTGCCCCATCCGGGTGATGTTCCTGTCGCTATGGGAAATCCAAAAGCCCTCGGTCTTTGGGATACCTACCCGACATACGAGACCTATGTGCAGATGTTGAACGACCTCGCACTCGATTATCCCAATCTCTGCAGAATTGTGGATGCAGGCACCACCACACAGGGGAGGAAAATCCTCTTCGCTGTCATCTCCGACAATGTAAACACCACCGAAGCGGAACCCCGATTCATGCATTCATCCTCGATGCACGGCGATGAAACAGCTGCCTATGTCAACATGATTAGACTTGCCGATCACCTCCTCTCAAATTACGGTGTCGATCCCCTTGTAACCAGTCTTGTGAACAATCTCGAGATATGGATTAATCCCCTCGCAAATCCTGACGGCACATACCGCTCGGGTAACTCAACCGTTACAGGTGCAAGAAGAGGAAATGCGAACAACATCGACATCAACAGAAACTTCCCCGATCCTGTTCAGGGTCCGCATCCCGACGGAAACTCATGGCAGCCTGAAACCCAGATAATGATGAATCTCGCCACCTCCAGAAATTTCAACCTCTCTGCCAACTATCACGGCGGTGCCGAGGTTGTGAACTACCCGTGGGATTCAAGAGTTGCCCGCCACCCCGATGATAACTGGTGGCAAGTGATTTCGAGAAGGTATGCCGATACAGTCCACTTCTACTGTAACAACAACGGTTATCTCTCCGAGTTCAACAACGGTATCACAAACGGTTGGGACTGGTACTCGGTATATGGCGGAAGACAGGACTTTTTCACATATTTCCGCTACGGAAGAGAATTGACAATAGAACTCTCTAGTACAAAACTTATCCCCGGTTCGTACATTCCAACCATCTGGGCATACAACAAAAATGCATGGCTGAACCTGATGAAAGAACTTCTCTCAGGAATCGGCGGAGCTGTCAGAAATCCCGATGGTGACCCCGTAAGAGCAAAAATCTTCATAAACGGTCACGATAACACAAATTCAGAAGTTTTTTCCGATACCCTTTCGGGTGCCTATGCCCGCATGATCTATCCCGGATCTTATAATCTCACCGTTTCAGCACCGGGGTTTCAGACACTCACGATCGATAATGTGGTTGTTGCTGCAGGGCTGAAAACTCCCCTTGATATCACACTTTACCCTGTCGGCTGGACACCCGTTGAATTGACATCTTTCACATCCGAAACGGTAACGGGCGGAGTAAAACTTCTCTGGACAACGGCAACCGAGACCAACAACTCCCGTTTTGATATAGAAATGTCGAAAGACGGTTCCAACTTTGAGGTGGTGTCATCATTAAGAGGTGCCGGCACTTCAACAACAGTCAACAATTATGAAGCAATGGTTCCTCTTTCTGAAAAAGGAACATACTACTTCCGCCTGAAGCAGGTTGACCTTGATGGCTCGTTCACGAACAGCAACACAATTCAGGCTGAATACGGTGTTATCGGCAATTTTGTACTCGACCAGAACTACCCGAACCCATTCAATTCTTCCACGGTTCTCAATTTTTCTCTCCCTGTCTCCTCACATGTCACTCTGACTGTCTGGTCAATCGAAGGACAGGAAATTGATAAAAAAGACCTCGGAACCATGGAAGCGGGCAACCACTCATTCAGATATGAGGGAACAAACCTCACCAGCGGAAACTACATTTTCAGATTGAATGCGGGGAGTTTTACCGCTTCAAGAAAATTCACATATCTAAAATAA
- a CDS encoding FAD-dependent oxidoreductase yields MKTELLIIGGGASGICAGIQAARMGIKTLIVEESSMVGGMFLAAGVTAFDGNKHAVGGGIFGEFRKKIEDHYGGPDNTFTGWISLTCFEPRVGQKALDELIASAGDNLTIWYNTKLVSIIKEANNVKGAVVERQNLGTSEPRNLGDTESKNLGTSELQNPGDTESQNLRTSEPQSLGDTEALKFGSTEVPIHAEITVEATEYGDVLYLAGLPFRFGRESTFESGEPSAPHDPDEIIQDLTFCAILKKDPNNIKIVPPSENYDPERFVNSTAEHSNSTDEAYLNHKLHNWESFISYAALPNDKYLLNWPFRSNDYPTTREIYDDFEKRGWHLEKAKELTRDYIHYMQTKLGHPEWGIDETAYDTPDHFPPIPYVRESRRGIGNYYMREWDVVPDEYTLRPPLISDSIAVGDYFLDHHHSHMFKEPEERLIEELPANAPFQIPMDCLIPAGVNGLLLAEKSISVSHIVNGCTRLQPCVMLIGQAVGALAALSIKKERRPADVSVMDVQDVLLEAGCQLFPYKDLWNTNPRFTKIQELAIAGFFVVKEDFSFSGEEPVTAQEIEAYLEAFEMDSDEANEIVFEHEGKPRYELFDTLYNLLKAGY; encoded by the coding sequence TTGAAAACGGAATTGTTGATTATTGGCGGCGGTGCATCAGGCATCTGCGCCGGAATTCAGGCTGCCCGCATGGGTATTAAAACCCTGATTGTTGAAGAATCCTCCATGGTGGGCGGAATGTTCCTCGCTGCAGGTGTAACTGCTTTCGACGGCAACAAACATGCCGTCGGTGGTGGAATATTTGGCGAATTCAGAAAGAAAATTGAAGACCACTACGGGGGTCCCGACAACACCTTCACAGGCTGGATCAGTCTTACCTGCTTCGAACCCCGAGTGGGACAAAAAGCCCTCGACGAACTCATCGCCTCCGCAGGTGATAACCTCACTATCTGGTACAACACAAAACTCGTCTCAATAATTAAGGAAGCGAATAATGTTAAAGGGGCGGTGGTAGAGCGACAGAACCTCGGAACCTCGGAACCTCGGAACCTCGGAGACACTGAATCGAAGAACCTCGGAACCTCAGAACTCCAGAACCCCGGAGACACTGAATCGCAGAACCTCAGAACTTCAGAACCTCAGAGCCTCGGAGACACTGAAGCACTGAAGTTCGGAAGTACTGAAGTTCCGATTCACGCAGAGATTACCGTCGAAGCCACGGAGTACGGGGATGTTCTCTATCTGGCGGGACTGCCTTTCCGGTTTGGGAGGGAATCAACCTTTGAGTCAGGTGAGCCTTCAGCTCCGCATGATCCCGATGAAATAATTCAGGACCTTACATTTTGTGCGATTCTTAAAAAAGACCCCAACAACATCAAAATTGTACCTCCCTCGGAGAATTACGATCCCGAAAGATTTGTGAATTCAACGGCGGAACATTCCAATTCAACCGATGAAGCTTATCTGAATCACAAACTTCACAACTGGGAGAGTTTCATCTCATATGCCGCACTTCCCAACGATAAATATCTCCTCAACTGGCCATTTAGATCGAACGATTATCCGACCACAAGGGAGATTTACGATGATTTCGAAAAAAGGGGATGGCACCTCGAGAAGGCAAAGGAACTGACTCGCGATTACATTCACTATATGCAGACAAAGCTCGGTCATCCCGAGTGGGGCATCGATGAAACAGCTTACGACACCCCCGACCACTTCCCGCCGATTCCCTATGTGCGTGAAAGCAGAAGAGGCATCGGAAACTATTACATGAGAGAGTGGGATGTGGTGCCCGATGAATATACCCTGAGACCTCCCCTCATCAGCGATTCAATTGCTGTGGGTGACTATTTCCTCGACCACCATCACAGTCACATGTTTAAGGAACCCGAGGAGAGACTGATCGAAGAACTCCCTGCAAATGCACCGTTTCAGATTCCGATGGACTGCCTAATTCCTGCCGGGGTGAATGGACTCCTTCTCGCAGAAAAATCGATTTCCGTATCGCATATTGTGAACGGATGCACCCGGCTTCAACCGTGTGTGATGCTTATCGGTCAGGCAGTTGGTGCCCTTGCAGCACTCTCCATTAAAAAAGAGAGAAGACCCGCAGATGTTTCAGTGATGGATGTCCAGGATGTCCTCCTCGAAGCGGGTTGCCAGCTCTTCCCCTACAAAGACCTCTGGAATACAAATCCACGGTTTACCAAAATTCAGGAACTCGCCATTGCGGGGTTCTTCGTGGTGAAAGAGGATTTTTCATTCAGTGGTGAGGAACCCGTAACTGCTCAGGAAATCGAGGCTTATCTCGAAGCTTTCGAAATGGACAGTGACGAGGCAAACGAAATTGTGTTCGAACACGAGGGAAAACCCCGTTACGAACTTTTTGACACACTATACAATCTACTTAAAGCCGGATACTAA
- a CDS encoding SIS domain-containing protein, whose amino-acid sequence MLKKDFLVASLNESAQTKLDMIEACGDDILAAITLFVESFKNGKKLLLCGNGGSAADCQHLATEFMIRLNHEINRPAIPAIALTTDTSNLTAGGNDIGFENVFARNVEGLGNTGDLLMAVSTSGNSGNVVKAVEKAKEKGMKVVGFLGGTGGKLKSMVDVAIVIPSNNVQRIQEGHITAGHIIFELTELELYSGKIKG is encoded by the coding sequence ATGCTTAAAAAAGATTTCCTTGTAGCGTCTCTAAACGAAAGTGCACAGACAAAACTTGACATGATAGAAGCCTGCGGAGATGATATCCTTGCAGCGATAACCCTGTTTGTTGAATCGTTCAAAAACGGCAAAAAGCTCCTCCTCTGTGGAAACGGCGGAAGTGCTGCCGACTGTCAGCATCTCGCAACCGAGTTTATGATCAGACTCAACCACGAAATTAACAGACCTGCAATTCCCGCAATTGCCCTTACAACCGACACTTCAAACCTCACCGCAGGCGGAAACGACATCGGTTTCGAGAATGTTTTCGCAAGAAATGTTGAAGGACTCGGAAACACGGGTGATCTTCTCATGGCTGTCTCCACTTCGGGAAACTCCGGAAATGTGGTTAAAGCTGTCGAAAAAGCAAAGGAAAAAGGGATGAAAGTGGTCGGTTTCCTCGGTGGCACGGGCGGAAAACTGAAATCGATGGTCGATGTGGCTATTGTAATCCCCTCGAACAATGTCCAGAGAATTCAGGAAGGACACATCACTGCGGGACACATTATTTTTGAACTTACCGAACTTGAACTTTATTCCGGTAAAATAAAAGGATAG
- a CDS encoding metallophosphoesterase, which produces MAIFFTIFFLVYGSANLYVYLRGLQAIDVAPLYLKIIYSSIFLLGALGYILVRVFDWDGILYDIVHYWGALWFAILLYAFMAVFLLDIVRLIDRFFPFVPYNIFSNPQYFKLAVFGVVMVYLIGVVGYGMYNAGNIKVKTLEITLPKKGSKASEMKIAFLSDSHFSPITGYKKAVEIHDILKGLDPDLILMGGDIIDDKAHHLERHEIDKELRKIKAPLGVYTINGNHEFINGYRESVEFIKKSGISLLADSSIVIDSSIVIVGREDLSINRFANKKRKELSELMASVKEMNLPVILLDHQPYNLEQAEQNGVDLQLSGHTHNGQLFPANLIVQKIYEKAWGYHKRGNTQYYISSGAGVWGPPVRLGSDSEAILLKIKFE; this is translated from the coding sequence ATGGCAATATTTTTCACAATTTTCTTCCTTGTTTACGGATCCGCGAACCTTTATGTTTACCTGAGAGGTCTTCAGGCAATCGATGTTGCTCCACTTTATCTTAAAATTATTTACTCCTCCATCTTTCTGCTTGGAGCGCTCGGGTATATTCTCGTCAGGGTATTTGACTGGGACGGAATCCTCTACGACATAGTGCATTATTGGGGGGCACTCTGGTTTGCGATACTTCTTTACGCATTTATGGCGGTTTTTCTTCTCGATATAGTCAGACTGATCGACCGGTTTTTCCCGTTTGTTCCATACAACATCTTCTCAAATCCGCAGTACTTCAAGCTTGCCGTTTTTGGGGTTGTGATGGTTTATCTAATAGGGGTTGTCGGTTACGGAATGTACAATGCAGGAAACATCAAGGTAAAAACCCTCGAGATTACACTTCCGAAAAAAGGGAGTAAAGCATCCGAAATGAAGATAGCGTTCCTTTCCGATTCCCATTTTTCGCCGATCACAGGTTACAAAAAGGCGGTTGAAATTCACGATATTTTAAAAGGACTCGATCCCGATCTCATTCTGATGGGTGGAGATATTATTGATGACAAGGCACACCACCTTGAGAGGCATGAAATTGATAAGGAACTTCGCAAAATAAAAGCACCACTCGGGGTTTACACCATCAATGGTAACCATGAATTTATCAACGGATACAGGGAGAGTGTGGAATTTATCAAAAAATCGGGTATTTCACTCCTCGCTGATTCGAGCATTGTGATCGACAGTTCGATTGTCATTGTCGGAAGGGAAGACCTTTCCATCAACCGCTTTGCGAATAAAAAGAGGAAAGAACTCTCAGAATTGATGGCATCGGTAAAAGAGATGAATCTCCCGGTTATTCTGCTCGATCACCAGCCCTACAATCTTGAGCAGGCCGAACAAAACGGTGTGGATCTGCAACTTTCGGGACATACCCATAACGGACAGTTGTTCCCTGCCAATCTCATCGTTCAGAAAATCTATGAAAAAGCATGGGGATACCATAAGAGGGGTAATACACAATATTACATCTCATCGGGAGCGGGTGTGTGGGGTCCGCCCGTGAGACTCGGAAGTGATTCCGAAGCTATACTTCTGAAGATCAAGTTTGAATAG
- a CDS encoding serine hydrolase, whose protein sequence is MRKTLLFALLLLTTGIHSQSQQLTTKLEAIKNNRGVLGMSVTVVKDKGVSYSKGFGLRDVGRNLPVNDSSIYRIASISKMVAAIALMQLYEKRLVNLDADISNYLGFNLRNPAYPNDIITVRKVISHTASLRDGSGYDGFLSATYNQNPPPNIQALLTSGGSYYTSDMYSNTKSPNSNYFQYSNVDFGVIGTVVEKVSGKRFDIYCRENIFIPLGMDAGYNIQDISSFNDIAVLYRKSGGQWVAQADNFNGIKPPPRDFSQYVIGNNGLIFGPQGGLRTSARDLSKILTALLNNGLYGNTRILNDTTCARLRMMNWIYDNTNGNNYYGIFNSYSYGQHRTTELLPTEVLYGHPGEAYGLISDAYYSTDKRFGIVFITNGGQWGYGVYSGWYDVEEDVFQACLSEMNNLTGVTDEEPQPNTFTLLQNYPNPFNPATTIVYTLAESAFVKLSVFNMMGEEVAVLVSGDHPAGSFNARFKPENLPSGIYTYKLSILINAGRMFAYQRKMVYLK, encoded by the coding sequence ATGAGAAAGACATTGTTGTTTGCCCTCCTCTTACTTACGACGGGCATTCATTCACAGAGTCAACAGCTAACCACAAAACTTGAAGCAATAAAAAACAACAGGGGCGTCCTCGGGATGTCAGTAACGGTAGTGAAGGATAAGGGAGTCTCTTATTCAAAAGGATTTGGACTAAGGGATGTGGGGCGCAATCTTCCCGTTAACGATTCATCAATTTATCGTATCGCCTCCATTTCAAAAATGGTGGCCGCCATCGCTCTGATGCAACTGTATGAAAAACGACTTGTGAATCTCGATGCTGACATCAGCAACTATCTCGGGTTTAATCTCCGCAACCCCGCATATCCCAATGACATAATTACCGTTAGAAAAGTGATTTCCCATACCGCAAGCCTGAGGGACGGTTCGGGCTACGATGGTTTCCTTTCGGCTACCTATAACCAGAATCCACCGCCAAATATTCAGGCTCTCCTGACTTCAGGCGGATCATATTACACCTCCGACATGTACAGCAACACCAAATCACCAAATTCGAACTATTTTCAATACTCCAATGTCGATTTTGGGGTTATCGGAACGGTTGTTGAAAAGGTCTCAGGAAAGAGATTCGATATTTATTGCAGAGAAAATATTTTTATTCCTCTCGGGATGGATGCAGGATATAACATTCAAGACATTTCATCATTCAACGATATTGCGGTACTCTACAGAAAAAGCGGCGGACAATGGGTGGCACAAGCCGACAACTTCAACGGCATTAAACCCCCGCCACGCGACTTTTCCCAATATGTTATTGGGAACAACGGACTTATCTTCGGACCACAAGGGGGACTCCGAACCTCTGCCCGCGACCTCTCTAAAATTTTGACTGCACTCCTGAATAACGGTTTGTACGGCAATACCCGTATCTTAAATGACACAACCTGTGCACGATTGAGAATGATGAACTGGATCTACGACAACACCAACGGCAACAACTACTACGGTATCTTCAATTCCTACAGCTACGGACAGCACAGGACCACGGAACTTCTGCCCACGGAAGTCCTCTATGGTCACCCCGGCGAAGCATACGGACTTATTAGTGATGCCTACTACTCAACCGACAAACGGTTCGGAATTGTTTTTATCACCAACGGCGGTCAATGGGGGTACGGTGTTTACAGCGGTTGGTATGATGTTGAGGAAGATGTCTTTCAGGCATGCCTCTCGGAGATGAACAACCTCACGGGAGTAACGGATGAGGAACCACAACCAAACACCTTTACCCTTTTGCAGAATTATCCCAATCCATTTAATCCGGCAACAACCATTGTCTACACCCTCGCTGAATCAGCATTTGTAAAACTTTCCGTTTTCAACATGATGGGTGAGGAAGTGGCGGTACTCGTTTCAGGTGACCACCCTGCGGGCTCATTCAACGCAAGGTTCAAACCTGAAAATCTGCCATCCGGAATTTATACATATAAACTTTCGATCCTTATCAATGCCGGAAGGATGTTTGCATACCAAAGGAAGATGGTTTATTTGAAATAG